The sequence below is a genomic window from Dyadobacter chenwenxiniae.
GCGGTTAATGCGCCGACTAGAGCGACCGGGATCGAGAATAATACTACGAATGGGTAAATGGTGCTTTCGTAAAGGGCCACCATGATCAGGTAAATGAGCACAATGCCGAGTACAAGCGCCAAGCCCAAGCTTCCGAATGCGTCGGCTTGGTTTTTCAGGTCACCGCGGTATTCGATGAAAACGCCTTCCGGAAGTTTAACACTGGCCATTTTGGCTTGAATGTCGGCTCCGATAGAACCGGATGGACGTCCGATTACCTGTGAATTAATGCTGATGGAACCCAGACGGTCAATCCGTTGCAGCACGCTTTCGCCCATTCCTTCCTTGATGGTTGCGAATTGGGATAATTCAAATGCTTGTCCTGCACTGTTTACAAAACTCAGGTGACGGATATCGTCGGCGCTGGAACGGTTGAACTGGTCTAATGTGACCATAATGTCGTATTCCTTGCCATTTTCCTTGAATTTCGAACGGTCGTCGCCGCGGAATGCGGTTTGCAATGCAGCACCTACTTCGGCCGCGTTGATGCCCAGTTGCGACATTTTCTCACGATCCAATGACACGCCTACTTCCGGTTTCGGGTCGTCGACAGAATAATCTACGTTTGCGGTCCCCGGTATCGATGCTACAACTTCTTTTACCTGCGCCGCAACTTTACGGATTGTCGGCATATCGGTCCCTTTTACCGCCACCTGGATCGGCGCCTGGTTGGCGTTACCCGTTATGGAAGTTGGGGCGACCGTTACTTTCACACCCGGAATTTGCAGGATTTCTTTTTGAATTTGTGTACCAAAATCTTCTGCTGACATTGGGCGCTCCGCTTTGTCAACCAGTTGAACAGTCAAATCGGCAATGTTACCGCTTGATGTCGTCCCCAAACCTGTGCTGCTATAACCCACATTGGTAAATACTTTGGTCACTTCTTTCCGTGTCAAAAGCATTTTCTCGACGCGCTGCGCAACCTGGTTTGTCTGGTAAACGGACGCAGTCGGTGCCAGTTCAAGGGACACATTCAGCTCGCCACGGTCACTTTGCTGCATAAATGCTGCTCCGATAAAACCTGCCGGAACCAGAGCGATTGAACCGATAATCAATGCAAGAGAGCCAAGGAAAACGTATCTTTTGTGACCTAAAACCCAGGTTAGCAAGCGGCCATATTCTTCCTTGATTCTGTCTAGGAAATTTTCAAAACCTATATTCAGCCTGCCCCAAAGGGTGTTTTTATCCAAAATTTCTATTTTACCAAAACGCGAAGCGAGAAGCGGTGTCAATGTAAAGGATACGAACAAGCTCATTAATGTCGAGAACACAACCACTAGGGAGAATTCTCTCAGGATGTTACCGATCAAGCCGGACGTCAACGCGAGCGGCACGAAAACCACGACGTCGACCAATGTTATCGCGAGGGCTGTGAAACCGATTTCTGCACGTCCGTCCAATGCGGCCTGCCATCTGCTTTTGCCCATTTCCATGTGGCGGTTGATGTTTTCCAAAACCACAATGGAATCATCGACCAGGATACCAACGACCAGCGAAAGGGCCATTAATGTCATTAAGTTGAGCGAAAAACCTAAAAGGCTCATTAAAATGAAGGTCGGGATCATTGAAGAAGGCAATGCTACGAGGATAAACATCGAGCTTCGGAAGCTGTGCAGGAACATTAACATCACGATCGATACGATCAAAATCGCAAGCCCAAGATCAAAAACCACGGCATCGGCTGAGGCCAATGTGTAAATGGATTGGTCGGATGCAATGTTGAACTTTAAGCCTGATGAAGCATATTGTTTTTCCAAAGTCGTTAAACGCTCGCGTGTCAACTTGCTCACATCCACGGCATTGGCATCGGATTGCTTCTGAATTTGCAATGCGACCGAGGGCGCGCCATTAATATGGTTTACCGCGGTTGCATCGGCTGTGCCATCATATACTTCGGCAATGTCCTTCAAAAAGATCTGCCCACCGGTGCTGTTACGGCCTACGATTACGTTTCGGAGATTTTCAACGGTTGTCAGTTTCGCATCAAAACGGATCGAAAGCTGATCTTCCTGCGTTTTAACCTGACCGGCTGGATAGGAAGTGTTTGCATTACTAATCGCAGCGGAAACCTGTGCGATGGACAAGCGATATGCTTTTAATTTATCCTGACTGATATTAACCTGAATCTGACGCTCCGTTCCACCAATAATGGTCACCTGGCCTACGCCGGTTACATTTGAAAGTTGCGGTTTCAGTTTGTCATCGATCAGGTCGTAAAGTGCTGAGGGGGCCATATTTGCTGTTACACCCATTCTCAAAACCGGGATTTCATCGGTTGAGAATTTGTTGATCACAGGGCGGTCGGCATCGTCGGGGAGCAATGAAATTACTTGCTCTACTTTGCGCTGTGCTTCCTGTTGTGCCAAATCGACACTGATGCCTTGTTTCAACTGGATAATCACTGAGGAAACCCCTTCCTGAGAAGTTGAATTGATCTGATCCAAACCTTCGATGGCCGAAACGGCGTCTTCAATGTGTTTGGTAACATTGGTTTCGACTTCGTCCGCAGCGGCACCGCGGTAAGTCGTCATCACACTCACAACATTAGCCTCAAATTTGGGCAACAAGTTGTAAGACAATTGTTTATAACTGATCACACCAAATAGTATCAACACCGTGAATACTACTATGATGAAGAGCGGTCTTTTTACTGCTACTTCGGTGATTGACATATTCTTATTCGTTTACTGATGAAAACTATTTGGTAACATTAACCGCCGCACCTTCGCTCAGGTTGATCTGTCCGGTTGTGATCACCGTTTCGCCCGATTTCAGACCCGACAAAACTTCTATGTTATCGCCCAATTCGCGGCCCACCTGGATTTTGCGTTGTTTGGCAACACCATTCTCAACCGTGTACACATAAGGATTGCGAACGCTTTCCACCAATGCACTTCTCGGGATCAGCAATGCCTGCTGGCTGCTTTTTTGGCTAAATTCAACACTTACAAATGTTCCTGCCCGTAACTGACTGGAATTTTTGATCACAATCTCCACCGGATAATTGTGCGATTCGTCGCCCTGTGGGGCAATGTAAGAGATCACTCCGTCGATTTTTTTATCCGGGAAAATGCTGGATCCAACCTTTACGTGCTGACCTTCTTTCAATTTGTAAACATCATTTTCAGAGATCATCACTTGCACTTTCAGGCGCGAAACGTCCAGGATCGTTCCCAGCGAAGTCCCTACATTCACAAACTCCCCCGGCTCAATGTTCTTTTTGATCACGCGACCGCTGATCGGTGCCTCAATGGATGCATCATTGATCTGTTGTTTGATCTGCTCGGCCTGGTTCAATGCGTTTTCATAATTGTATTTTGTATCGTTCACCTGCACTTCTGTCGCTGCATTTCCTGCCAAAAGCTTGTTGTAACGATCCGTATCTTTTTTCAATTTGTTGATATTGAGCTCAGTGGCTTGTAACGAAAGCTCTTTCAATTTGCTATCCACCTTCACCAGTGTTGCGCCTTGCGATACGTAGGTTCCGAGGTCATATTTAACAGTCATAACCTTTCCGGCGGACGTCGCCATGATTTCAGCCTGTTTGAACGGGATCAAACTTCCCGTACGAACCAGCTGCTGATCCGTGCTGCCTTCTTTTACAGAAACAGCGGTCACCGGAATGGTCACATTTTTGTTATCCGGCATTACTTTCTTAGCGTCCATTTTGGACTTGTTGGCCACCAAACGAAATCCGATCAGTATCCCGATGATTGCGATGGAGCCGATGATGATGAGTTTTCTTTTCATCTTTAATGTTGAATGACTGAATGAGTGAATGAGTGAATGTTTTTTGATTGACTATTAATGATCAACAATGACTATTGCTAACCTTCTAAGGTAGTGCTGTATAGAAGTCGTTTAAGCTGCCTTGGGACTGTTCTATTCCTAGTTTGGCCTGGTAATAGCTTAGCATGGAATTGATGTAGTTGCTTTGCGCTTCTTTATAAGATGTTTCTGCGTTCAGCAGGTCCGATAATGTTACGGTTCCTTCTCTGTATTGCAGGGTCGTCACATCGTAAACCTCTTTCGCCAAAGTCACATTGCTTTCGTCGTTGCCGAGGTTCAGTTTTGCTTTTTGAAGCTGCGTGGTGGCGTTGTGATTTTGAAGTTCGTAGTTCTGGACATTCAATTTCAGCTGCTCATTTTGTGTCAAAAGATTCAGGTCGGCTTGCTTGTATTGCGCATCTCTTCTGAAACTATCAAAAATTGGGATAGAAAGTTTTACACCAATTGCCCCGAAGCTGAACCAGTTGCCCCAGGATTCGCCCAGGTTTTGACCCAACGATTGCATACCATATCGGCCGTAAACGGACAACTTAGGCAGATAACCTGCTTTAATCCGCTCTTTTTCCAAGGACTGCAACTGCATATTGACGTTCTGAATTTTGAAGTCTGTAAGGTTAGCAACGTCTAATTTCTCCGGCTCTACCAATTTGAAAGGCTGACTTAACGGGTTGTCGGTCAATTCCAATTGCTCGGCCAACGGCATGCCCATTTGGAACTTCAACTGATTTTGAGCCAGTATCAAATTGCTTTCCGCGAGAGTAAGTTGCGATTTAATGTTGTTCAAACTGACTTGCGTACGGTCAAAATCCACTTTTTTGATAACCCCATTATCCAGTTGCAGCTTTAAAGTGCCGAGGATCTGCTGTGTTTTTTCAAGGTTATCTCTTAAAAGGTCGATTTGCGCCTGGGTGACAAAAACCTGATAATAGGCGTCCGTAACATTAAAAATGATCGTCTCTTTTGTTTTCTGCGCATTCAGTGCGGCGTTTTCAAGGTTAGGCTTATTGGCCTTAATGCCGACCAGCAATGCCTGGTCAAAAATCACCTGATCCGCCTGTGCAGAAACGTTGGTCGAATATTTTGTTCCCAGGGCAACGCGGCGATCTTCTCCGCCAAAAAGCGCTCCCGGTAACACGGTCGACTGGAGCTTAATGTTATCATCAAGCGCGCCGCTACCCGCAACTTGCGGCAGGTAACCCGCTAAGGCCTCTCGACCCTGCTGCATGGCAATGCTCTCTTTATATTGCGCAATCTTAACGTTGCCATTGTTCTTGATCCCGTAAGCAATGCAATCTTTCAGACTCAGGCGCGTTTGCGCCCACGAAGGCCCGGCCGTCGCAACGAATGCCAGCATTGCTATGATCCATTTACTTTTCATCTTTTCTGTTTATTAGTTATTTGTGGCTAATGCTACATTTAGTTGATAGGTCTACTGGTGATATATCAACTATTTATTTAAAAAATTTTACTTTTCTGCTATGGCCGCAACTCTGTCCAGATAACCCATGAACGTCTTACGTTCCTCCTCGGTGAAATGCTCCATTACGCGATTATCGAATGCAATTACCAACGCTTGAATGCGCTCACAGACAAATTTCCCACTCGGCGTCAATGTTACCAGATTCTTTCTTTTATCCTCAATATCACTCTCAATCTTCAAGAATCCATCTTTATGCAATGTCTGCACAGAACGCTGAATTCCGGCTTTATCCTTTTGCAGCACATTGGCAATGTCCTGCTGTGTCATGGCATGTTCTTGAAAATACACAACCATCAGAATTGGCAGTTGCTCCGCCAGCACCGGAATGCCCTCCTGCACCAGCTGCGCATTCATTTTTTTGAAAACAATCTTCGTCACAACTCCCAGCTTAAATTGAAGGGAGTTCTTCATCTCTTCTTTAATGTTTAGGAAAAATTTTGGATGTGTTGTAGTCATGGTGCAAATGTACATTACGTTGACGTATCAACCAAATGTCCTTTAAAAAAGTTTTTGTTTCCAAAAACTTTTTTAAAGGACATCAGTCAGGAGTTTAAAGCAATGTTATCTGCCTAGTGTTTTGATCAGCATTCCTTTTGTCACTTTGTCGGAAAGCGACATGCCGTTCATGATCGCCAGCTCGTCCATTTGCTTATCCTGCTGGTTGTTGTCTTTCAATGCGTCTTTGAGCGAGCCGTCGCGTTGCACGGTTTTGATCCGGATGCGGTCGGGCTGGCGGTTAATGATGTTTCCGTCTGTTACCGATTTGAAACCCTGTGCGATTGACTTAAACTGGTTCACGCTCCCTCCAAAATTGGCAGCCGCAGCAACCCCGTGGATCGCATAAATATTGCCGCCATATTGGATCAGCCATGAAGCAACTTGTATTGAATTCTGCGTCGGAGCGGCTTGCTGGCCGGTTTCCGATTGCGCTGCTTGTGTTGAAATCATGACGATGGCCTGATTGCCATTAATCGTTGTTTTCTCATTTTCAGAGACTTGCAAGCCATAATTTTTTACCGTAGCCTGGGCCGCCTCTTCTAATGTTTTGCCCGGTGCGATTGTAAAAATCACCATCGACTTTCCATCTTTCGCTCCCATTTGGAATTGCGCCGGCGAGTTTTCATACTGCCATCCGCTTGGAACCGGGAACTGTAATTTCAGGTCAGGATGGTAAAAAGTGTTATTTTCAACGAAGCCTTGTTTTGGATCGGTGCCATATATAATGCCTTCGATTTTACGCAAATATGTATCGCGGTTGACATTGTATTTGCCTGGATTAGCCTTTTGATATTCCGTCGCCAGCTTTTGCACTTTTGCCTGTCTGCCGCCCGGATCAGGGTGAGTTGATTGAAAAGTAGGGATCGCCTGGCCGCTTTTTTCACTGATTTTTTTCAATGTACCAAAGAAATCGGCCATCTCGTGCGCATCGTATCCGATCTTGCTTGAGTACTCCACACCAATTTTATCCGATTCAGTTTCGTGATCACGGCTATAACTCAGCAATAATAATCCAAGCGCCTGCTGCGTCTGATCTGCCATTCCGCGGACGGTTTCTGAAAGGACCATTCCGGCCATCAAACCTACTTGGCCAAAGATTTGTGAAGTCTGTTGGCGCGCTGAGTGCCTTGCCGTAATGTGGCCAATCTCGTGACCCAAAACGCCAGCGAATTCTGCCTCATTATTAAAGTGCGCCATAATCCCCCTAGTAAAGTATACGTAACCGCCAGGCACAGCGAATGCGTTAACCACGGGCGAGTCCACAATAAAGAATTGATAGGGTAATTCAGGTCTGTGAGAAACGTTTGCCATGGCTTTTCCTTTCTCATTAATAAAGGCATTCAGGTTTTTATCGTCATAAATACCCATTGTAGCCACAATTGAAGGGTGGGATTCTGCGCCAAGCGCTATTTCCTTTTCTTTGGACATAAAGATAATTTCCTTCTTACCGGTAACCGGATTTTTGGAGCAACTGGATAGAAACCCTGCACTGACAAGGCAGAGGAGCATGTGAAATTGAAATTTCATTTTCATAAAATTATTAAGAGAAAGACTATTACCAGAGAGTTGGTCAAATTTAAAACTTTTACGAAAGAATCATGCCAAGACGTATAATCAAACCCGGACTGAAAACTAAATATATTTTACATTAACTATGCGAATTATCTAAATTACGAGAAATTGGTATGAAAGTTGTCCACCCGTTTTGATTCGCATTCCAAGACAACTGAAATTACATTTACACTATGGATTTAAAGAAAAGTACTTTTAGTTTACTTCCTTCCTGGTTAGTGCGATTCGACTTTTTTGGACTTTTTGAGCAAGACCCTTTCGGTAACTACTTGATTTTTAAGCGCATTATTATTTTTATCATTGGCTGGTTTACTTATTACAGATATACGGCAGTTAACAAAATTGAAATTATAGGAAGCGACCAGCTTATTGAGCTTCCAGACAATGGTGTACTCTTTCTATCCAATCATCAAACCTACTTCGCGGACGTAATTGCTTTTTACCATATTTTTTGTGCATCTAAATGGGGTTATAAGGGTACTATTTCTCCCCCATTTTATCTGTTTTCTCCACGCGCAAGATGCTATTATGTTGCCGCTTCTGAAACTATGAAAGAAGGGATTTTGCCCAAATTGTTCAGCATCGGCGGCGCGATTACCATTGATCGTTCCTGGCGCGCGAATGGTGAAAATGTGAAGCGGCAACTGGATAATGCTGCGCAAGATAAAATCGGAATGGGTCTTAAACATGGCTGGGTCGTGAGTTTTCCGCAGGGCACAACAAAACCATACGCGCCAGTACGCAAGGGAACGGCACATTTGATCAAAGACCATCAACCCATCGTAATTCCGGTCGTTATCAATGGTTTTAGAAGGGCATTTGATAAAAAAGGTTTGCGGTTTAAGAAAAGGAACACGAAGCTTACCGTGCATTTCAAACCGCCTATGCATTTTCTACCGGACGAATCCCTGGAAAGCATGATTGAACGCGTCACCAAGGCGATTGAACAGGATGCGCCGAAAGACGGCCCGGCAGCTATTCCGGTCGTGTGACATCCGTAATTGTGTTCTGCACGTAAGTAAAGTCTCGACATCCCACACAAAATGCGAATGAAAGGTAAAAAAGTATTAATAACTGGGGGAACAGGATTAATTGGCAAAAGGCTTACCCAATTGCTGCTTGAAAAAGACTACCAAGTGGCATATTTGAGCCGTAAAAAGACAAGCATCCCGTCGGTTCAGGTTTTTGAATGGAATGTTGATAAAGGATATATAGAAGACGGCGCGCTGGAAAACACGGATTACCTGATCCATCTTGCAGGCGCGGGCGTCGCGGATGAACGCTGGACGGAAGAGCGCAAAAAACTGATTATTTCTAGTCGCACAGAAACGGCGAAGCTGATCCACAAAAAGCTAACAGAAAAACACATTCGGCCCGCTGCATTTGTATCTTCTTCGGGAAGCAGTTATTACGGAGAAGACACGGGCGATATTCGCAACACCGAAAGTTCGCCGCCGAACAGTGATTTTTTATCGCAAGTGACAGTTGTTTGGGAAAAAGCGGCAAACGACATGGCAGCACTGGGCATAAGGACTGTAAAACTGCGAACGGGAATCGTTTTGAGTAACGAAGGCGGCGCGATCCCGAGAATGGCCGCTCCGGCAAAATTAGGCTTCGGCGCTCCGCTAGGTTCTGGTAAGCAATGGGTTTCCTGGATTCACATCGATGACCTTTGCCGAATGTATATCGAAGCAATGGAGAATGAATCGTGGGAAGGCGCTTACAATGCTGTTGCGGCTCAGCCGGTGACGAACGAGGAACTTACCAAGCAAATCTGCATTACATTGGGAAAGCCGCAATGGTTGCCTAATGTCCCTGCTTTCGGTTTAAAGCTGGCTTTCGGAGAAATGGCTAGCGTCGTGCTCGGAAGCAGCTATCTCATCAACGAACGAATCGCAAAGGAAACCAACTTTCAATATTATTACGAAGAGCTCGATAAGGCACTAGTGGAAATACTTTTATGATTTCGGCAGTCGGCTTTCAGCTGTCGGCTGTCGGCTGTCAGCTGTCGGCATACACGGATGCATTTCGAAAGCCGATGGCCGACTGCCGAAAGCTGCCCCCCTACTCTTCCTCTTCCTTCTCTTCCTCCGTCAAAACCTGTACTGTTCCGAGCCATTTATCCCTTTGTAATTTGGCTTTGAAATTATCCATGACATTCAATTGAATGTTCCCATTACTGAACGTCGACATCTGCAGCCCGACAAAGGCAAGCGCCTCGTTTAATTTATTTTCCAGCGGTGTACTAGAGAAAATACAGTCATTCCAATACCATTCGAGCGATTCTCCGGCCACCTCTTCTACGATATCGATGTAATCCTGTAATGTATAACCAATAAAAGGCTTACCAAACCGCGTCCAAAGCAACTGCATAACAGTATCCAGTGATTGTGTATGGTCCGTGTTTTTTCTTAAATAAAGGTCCAGGATAAGCGCCACCAATGCGCCTTTGTGATATACGGATACTTTTCTGTTCGGAATCCCTTTTTCATAACCGTCCAGCCAAAGGTCAAAAGACGAATCTGTCAGCGAATGGGTAGCGTGCGAGCTGTTCTCGAAATGCCTTTTCATGTAAACCTGCAATTCCTTGATGTAGATTTCTTCTGTAAAAACACCAGCGCG
It includes:
- a CDS encoding MarR family winged helix-turn-helix transcriptional regulator, coding for MKNSLQFKLGVVTKIVFKKMNAQLVQEGIPVLAEQLPILMVVYFQEHAMTQQDIANVLQKDKAGIQRSVQTLHKDGFLKIESDIEDKRKNLVTLTPSGKFVCERIQALVIAFDNRVMEHFTEEERKTFMGYLDRVAAIAEK
- a CDS encoding efflux RND transporter permease subunit; translated protein: MSITEVAVKRPLFIIVVFTVLILFGVISYKQLSYNLLPKFEANVVSVMTTYRGAAADEVETNVTKHIEDAVSAIEGLDQINSTSQEGVSSVIIQLKQGISVDLAQQEAQRKVEQVISLLPDDADRPVINKFSTDEIPVLRMGVTANMAPSALYDLIDDKLKPQLSNVTGVGQVTIIGGTERQIQVNISQDKLKAYRLSIAQVSAAISNANTSYPAGQVKTQEDQLSIRFDAKLTTVENLRNVIVGRNSTGGQIFLKDIAEVYDGTADATAVNHINGAPSVALQIQKQSDANAVDVSKLTRERLTTLEKQYASSGLKFNIASDQSIYTLASADAVVFDLGLAILIVSIVMLMFLHSFRSSMFILVALPSSMIPTFILMSLLGFSLNLMTLMALSLVVGILVDDSIVVLENINRHMEMGKSRWQAALDGRAEIGFTALAITLVDVVVFVPLALTSGLIGNILREFSLVVVFSTLMSLFVSFTLTPLLASRFGKIEILDKNTLWGRLNIGFENFLDRIKEEYGRLLTWVLGHKRYVFLGSLALIIGSIALVPAGFIGAAFMQQSDRGELNVSLELAPTASVYQTNQVAQRVEKMLLTRKEVTKVFTNVGYSSTGLGTTSSGNIADLTVQLVDKAERPMSAEDFGTQIQKEILQIPGVKVTVAPTSITGNANQAPIQVAVKGTDMPTIRKVAAQVKEVVASIPGTANVDYSVDDPKPEVGVSLDREKMSQLGINAAEVGAALQTAFRGDDRSKFKENGKEYDIMVTLDQFNRSSADDIRHLSFVNSAGQAFELSQFATIKEGMGESVLQRIDRLGSISINSQVIGRPSGSIGADIQAKMASVKLPEGVFIEYRGDLKNQADAFGSLGLALVLGIVLIYLIMVALYESTIYPFVVLFSIPVALVGALTALALTMESLTIFSIVGMIMLLGLVAKNAILIVDFTNQLKEEGHALKEALIEAGKERLRPILMTTIAMIAGMLPIALASGDGAEVKNGMAWVIIGGLTSSLLLTIFLVPSVYYVVDKLKDRFAKRKAKKQQREELVLEG
- a CDS encoding efflux RND transporter periplasmic adaptor subunit; translation: MKRKLIIIGSIAIIGILIGFRLVANKSKMDAKKVMPDNKNVTIPVTAVSVKEGSTDQQLVRTGSLIPFKQAEIMATSAGKVMTVKYDLGTYVSQGATLVKVDSKLKELSLQATELNINKLKKDTDRYNKLLAGNAATEVQVNDTKYNYENALNQAEQIKQQINDASIEAPISGRVIKKNIEPGEFVNVGTSLGTILDVSRLKVQVMISENDVYKLKEGQHVKVGSSIFPDKKIDGVISYIAPQGDESHNYPVEIVIKNSSQLRAGTFVSVEFSQKSSQQALLIPRSALVESVRNPYVYTVENGVAKQRKIQVGRELGDNIEVLSGLKSGETVITTGQINLSEGAAVNVTK
- a CDS encoding TolC family protein → MKSKWIIAMLAFVATAGPSWAQTRLSLKDCIAYGIKNNGNVKIAQYKESIAMQQGREALAGYLPQVAGSGALDDNIKLQSTVLPGALFGGEDRRVALGTKYSTNVSAQADQVIFDQALLVGIKANKPNLENAALNAQKTKETIIFNVTDAYYQVFVTQAQIDLLRDNLEKTQQILGTLKLQLDNGVIKKVDFDRTQVSLNNIKSQLTLAESNLILAQNQLKFQMGMPLAEQLELTDNPLSQPFKLVEPEKLDVANLTDFKIQNVNMQLQSLEKERIKAGYLPKLSVYGRYGMQSLGQNLGESWGNWFSFGAIGVKLSIPIFDSFRRDAQYKQADLNLLTQNEQLKLNVQNYELQNHNATTQLQKAKLNLGNDESNVTLAKEVYDVTTLQYREGTVTLSDLLNAETSYKEAQSNYINSMLSYYQAKLGIEQSQGSLNDFYTALP
- a CDS encoding M48 family metalloprotease — encoded protein: MKMKFQFHMLLCLVSAGFLSSCSKNPVTGKKEIIFMSKEKEIALGAESHPSIVATMGIYDDKNLNAFINEKGKAMANVSHRPELPYQFFIVDSPVVNAFAVPGGYVYFTRGIMAHFNNEAEFAGVLGHEIGHITARHSARQQTSQIFGQVGLMAGMVLSETVRGMADQTQQALGLLLLSYSRDHETESDKIGVEYSSKIGYDAHEMADFFGTLKKISEKSGQAIPTFQSTHPDPGGRQAKVQKLATEYQKANPGKYNVNRDTYLRKIEGIIYGTDPKQGFVENNTFYHPDLKLQFPVPSGWQYENSPAQFQMGAKDGKSMVIFTIAPGKTLEEAAQATVKNYGLQVSENEKTTINGNQAIVMISTQAAQSETGQQAAPTQNSIQVASWLIQYGGNIYAIHGVAAAANFGGSVNQFKSIAQGFKSVTDGNIINRQPDRIRIKTVQRDGSLKDALKDNNQQDKQMDELAIMNGMSLSDKVTKGMLIKTLGR
- a CDS encoding TIGR01777 family oxidoreductase; its protein translation is MKGKKVLITGGTGLIGKRLTQLLLEKDYQVAYLSRKKTSIPSVQVFEWNVDKGYIEDGALENTDYLIHLAGAGVADERWTEERKKLIISSRTETAKLIHKKLTEKHIRPAAFVSSSGSSYYGEDTGDIRNTESSPPNSDFLSQVTVVWEKAANDMAALGIRTVKLRTGIVLSNEGGAIPRMAAPAKLGFGAPLGSGKQWVSWIHIDDLCRMYIEAMENESWEGAYNAVAAQPVTNEELTKQICITLGKPQWLPNVPAFGLKLAFGEMASVVLGSSYLINERIAKETNFQYYYEELDKALVEILL
- a CDS encoding lysophospholipid acyltransferase family protein, whose translation is MDLKKSTFSLLPSWLVRFDFFGLFEQDPFGNYLIFKRIIIFIIGWFTYYRYTAVNKIEIIGSDQLIELPDNGVLFLSNHQTYFADVIAFYHIFCASKWGYKGTISPPFYLFSPRARCYYVAASETMKEGILPKLFSIGGAITIDRSWRANGENVKRQLDNAAQDKIGMGLKHGWVVSFPQGTTKPYAPVRKGTAHLIKDHQPIVIPVVINGFRRAFDKKGLRFKKRNTKLTVHFKPPMHFLPDESLESMIERVTKAIEQDAPKDGPAAIPVV